In the Enterobacter cloacae subsp. cloacae ATCC 13047 genome, AATATAACCACCGCGCGCCCATACCGGGCCGTATTTAAATTTCGCAGCAGCTTTATACAGGCTGATACCGCTTTTATCTCCGGACCAGTCTTCTTTATACGCTTTATTACTGGAGGAGAAGGCTATTTCGTTCGGGTGGCCGCTGTCACCATTTTCCGCCATTTCAATTGCCGTGAAGGCGGCAATATCCAGGCCGAACATATCGGCAGCGTAACCAGACTGGAAATCCAGGTTGGCGTTCCAGGTAGAGTGAGAAAGGTTCGTTTTATATTTATCTTCCGTGACATCTTTACGGTCACGTTCACGCTGCCAGTAATAAATACCGCCCGTGAGGGTTGAATCATCGATGAAGCCTGCGGCTTTAGCGTCTGGCGTCACCACCAGGCCTGACATTGCTGTCACACCGGCAATAGCCAGCGCCAGCGCACTACGTTTGCCACTGAACGTACGCATAGATTATTCCTCTTTGACGAATTAAAACGCCTAAAACGGCGAAAAATATAAAAGACCTGATGGTCAGGGGTAGTCGGAAATACCCTCGAATAACTACCGTCTTTAGGTTATTTTTCGCGACGCGAATTATCAATGCTTTTCGGTGGCTAAAACTCAGGATTATGACGAAGAGCACATAATTGGTAGTGCTTTGTAACATTTAACGGGATGCCAGTACTGGCGGGGGAAAAGGCCGATTTTCAATAAGTAACGCGTTAAATGATATTCTTTTTACGGTGCGTCAGACTTTTGAAAGGGGATAAACTTTTTTTAAAAAAATAAGTAGCACCACATTGACCTGTTATTTTTATAAACGCTATTTGGCTACTGCTTTAAAGGCATGATCACTCTATAAAAAAACGCCGCATTACGCGGCGTTTGTTTCTCATTGACCAGCGCGGCGTTATTATTCGCCGATCTTCGTCCAGGTATCACGCAGACCAACCGTACGGTTAAATACCGGTTTTTCAGCGGTGCTGTGACGACTGTCCAGGCAGAAGTAACCTTCACGTTCAAACTGGAACGCTTTACCCGCCTCAGCCGCTTTCAGGGATGGCTCAGCGTAACCCTGTTTGATGACCAGCGATTCCGGGTTGATGGTCGCCAGGAAGTCTTCTGCTGCGCCTGGGTTAGGCACGCTGAACAGACGATCGTACAGACGAATCTCTACCGGCAGCGCGTGTGATGCACTGACCCAGTGGATCACGCCTTTCACCTTACGGCCGTCCGCTGGATCTTTGCTCAGGGTCTCGGCATCGTAAGTGCAGAAGATCGTGGTGATGTTGCCTTCCGCATCTTTCTCTACGCGCTCAGCCTTGATCACATAGGCGTTACGCAGACGCACCTCTTTACCGAGCACCAGTCGCTTGTACTGCTTGTTTGCTTCTTCGCGGAAGTCAGCGCGATCGATCCAGATTTCACCACTGAACGGTACGTCACGGCTGCCCATCTCCGGTTTGTTCGGATGGTTAGGCATCGAGACCATTTCGCTCGCACCCTGCGGATAGTTTTCGATAACCAGTTTTACCGGGTCGATAACGGCCATCGCGCGCGGCGCGTTTTCGTTCAGATCTTCACGAATGCAGGATTCCAGAGACGCCATCTCAATGGTGTTATCCTGCTTGGTCACGCCAATGCGTTTGCAGAACTCACGGATTGACGCCGCGGTGTAGCCACGACGGCGCAGACCGGAGATGGTCGGCATACGTGGGTCGTCCCAGCCTTCAACGTGCTTATCGGTCACCAGCAGGTTCAGCTTACGCTTGGACATCACGGTGTATTCCAGATTCAGACGAGAGAACTCGTACTGACGCGGATGCACCGGAATCGTGATGTTATCCAGCACCCAGTCGTACAGACGACGGTTGTCCTGGAATTCCAGCGTACACAGCGAGTGGGTGATGCCTTCCAGCGCATCGCTGATGCAGTGGGTGAAGTCGTACATCGGGTAGATGCACCACTTGTTACCGGTCTGGTGATGTTCAGCGAATTTAATGCGGTACAGCACCGGGTCGCGCATCACGATAAACGGTGATGCCATATCGATTTTGGCACGCAGGCACGCTTTACCTTCCTCGAAGCCACCAGCACGCATTTTTTCAAACAGCGCCAGGTTCTCTTCCACGCTGCGATCGCGGAACGGGCTGTTTTTACCCGGTGCCGTCAGCGTGCCGCGGTATTCACGGATTTCATCTGCAGAGAGCTCGTCAACATAGGCCAGACCTTTATTGATCAGCTCAACGGCATAGGCATACAGCTGATCGAAATAGTCAGAGGAGTAGCAGATATCGCCAGACCAGTTGAAGCCCAGCCATTGCACGTCGTTCTTAATGGACTCAACGTATTCGATGTCTTCTTTTACTGGGTTGGTGTCATCGAAACGCAGGTTGCACTGCCCCTGGTAATCCTGTGCGATACCAAAGTTCAGGCAGATCGATTTGGCGTGACCAATGTGCAGGTAGCCATTTGGCTCCGGCGGGAAACGCGTATGCACCGTGGTGTGCTTACCACTGGCCAGATCTTCATCGATGATCTGACGAATAAAGTTACTCGGGCGGGCTTCTGCCTCACTCATCGTGGATTCCTCAAAGCGTAAACAACGTATAACGGCATATGATCTTATAAGCCGGACGTAGTGACAACCCTTAAAACGTCCCGGAAGAAAATAATGGGGGCATTTGCTGCAAAAAAAAGCGGCGGAGGATCTCCCCCGCCGCTTAAGGCATGACTCTACTCAGGAGCGATTACTTGCCTTTAATCTCATACAGTGGCGTTTGCCCCGCAACCACCTGACCTTTTGCCTGAAGCACCAGGCCGCTGAAGTCGTCGATGTTGCTGCATACCACCGGGCTTATCATCGAACGGGCATGGGCGTTCAGGAAGTCCAGATCCATTTCCAGAATCGGCTGGCCTGCAACCACATCTGCGCCCTCTTCCACCAGGCGAGTAAAGCCCTGGCCGTTCAGCGCAACGGTATCAATACCCATATGAACCACGATCTCCGCGCCTTTTTCGGTTTCGAGGCAGAACGCGTGGTTGGTGTTAAAGATTTTCACGATGGTGCCCGCCGCAGGAGACACAACGGTTTTCTCCGTTGGTTTCACCGCAACACCGTCACCGACCGCTTTGCTGGCAAACGCTTCGTCAGGTACCTGCTCAAGCGCGACCACCTCACCCGTAACCGGTGAAACCAGCGCGGCGATAGTAGCGGCGTTTGGTACAGCCTGCGGTTTAGCAACCGGAGCATCAGCCACAGGCGCGCTATCCGTTGAGGCAGCAGCGACCGGTCCACGGGCAACCACTTTTTTCATTTCATCGCCGATAGATTCGGCTTTCGCACCCACAATAACCTGGATGGTTTGTTTGTTCAGTTTCACCACACCAGACGCGCCCAGGCGTTTGCACATGGCATCGCTTACGCGCGCAGAGTCGCCAACGGTCAGACGCAGACGGGTAATACAAGCATCAATGGCTTTCAGGTTGTCGGTACCGCCTACCGCGGCGATATAGCTGGTTGCCAGTTGGGTCAACCCTTCTTCGGTATTGCTGTTTGCTTCACTGGTTACGACGTCATCTTTTGTATCTTCGCGGCCCGGCGTTTTGAGGTTAAACATACGAATAACCGCGCTGAACAGGAGGAAGTAGACAACGAAGAACACCAGGCCCATCACAACCAGCATCCAGACGTTTTTGCTGGCTGCCGGCAGGTTGTACATCAACACGTAGTCGATTGCACCGGCAGAGAAGGAGAAGCCCGCGTGAATGCCCAGCAGAGTGGCCACAAACAGGCTGATACCGGTAAGCACCGCGTGCATGAGGTACAGCAGCGGAGCCAGGAACATGAACAGGAATTCCAGTGGCTCAGTAACACCGGTCAGGAACGCCGTTACCGCAACGGAGAGCAGCATGCCGCCAACCATTGGGCGACGCGCTTTTGGCGCGGCCAGATACATTGCCAGCGCAGCGCCCGGCAGACCAAACATCATGATTGGGAAGAAACCGGACATGAACATGCCCGCGGTGCCGTCACCCGCGTAGAAGCGGTTGATATCACCGTGGAATACGGTACCTGCTGCGTTGGTGAACTCACCAATCTGGAACCATGCGATGGTATTCAGAACCTGATGCAGGCCGGTTGGGATCAGCAGACGGTTGATGAAACCGAAGATACCTGCACCCATTGCGCCCGCAGACACGATCCACTCACCGCCTGCATGAATGGCATGCTGTACCGGCGGCCAGACATAACCAAAGATAGCGGCCAGAATCAGACAGAAAAAGCCGGTCGCAATCGGAACAAAGCGTTTTCCGCCAAAGAAGCTCAGGAAATCTGGCAGTTTGATACCCGCCCAACGGTTGTACACTGCACCGCCGACCAGACCGGTAATAATACCCGCCAGAACACCCATGTTGATTTCAGGGTTGATGGTTACCATCGCTTTGGTCAGGATGAAATAACCGACTGCCCCTGCCAGCGCCGCGGCACCCGCGCTGTCTTTAGACCAGCTGGACGCCACGCCGATGGCGAAAATCAGCGCCAGGTTGTCAAATATCGCACCACCCGCTTGCGCGATAAACGGCACGTTAAGAAGATCGGGTTGCCCGAATCGCAACAGCAGTGCTGCAACCGGTAGCACGGCGATAGGGAGCTGCAAAGCCCTACCGAGGCGCTGGAAAAAACCTAAAATATTCATCCTATTCCCCCTACGAGACCCTTGTTAAGGCTCGTGCATTAACTATGTTTTTTATTGTGTCACGAACTAGAAATACAGTTGATGATTCACTGGCATTGTGAGTGTGTGAAAAATTAATTCGTATCGCAAATTAAAAGCGTACTTTTTGTGATTTTCGTCACCAAATATCGTTTATCACCCTCCCTTTCACTGGCTAACATCGAAAACTTATTTTATCATTCGAAAAATCAAGACGGATTGATCCGGCCTGAAAGGTTCCAGGTTACGCTTAAGTATCAGGTCCCGATACCCATCCGCCCACTCTTCTACTTAAACTCTTGAGGTGAACAATGAGACTGATTCCCCTGGCAACTGCTGAACAAGTCGGTAAATGGGCCGCTCGCCATATCGTTAACCGTATCAACGCCTTCAAACCAACCGCCGATCGTCCTTTCGTACTTGGCCTCCCTACCGGCGGCACACCGCTGACCGCATATAAAGCACTGGTAGAGATGCACAAAGCAGGCCAGGTTAGCTTCAAACACGTTGTCACCTTCAACATGGATGAATATGTCGGCTTACCGAAGGATCACCCGGAAAGCTACCATAGCTTCATGCACCGTAATTTCTTTGATCACGTTGATATTCCAGCTGAAAACATTAACCTGCTGAATGGAAACGCGCCTGATATTGACGCAGAATGCCGTCAGTATGAAGAAAAAATCCGTTCTTACGGTAAAATCCATCTGTTTATGGGCGGTGTGGGTAACGATGGTCATATCGCGTTTAACGAACCCGCGTCGTCGCTGGCGTCCCGTACCCGTATTAAAACGCTGACCCATGACACGCGCGTGGCAAACTCCCGCTTCTTTGATGGCGATGTGAACCAGGTTCCAAAATATGCCCTGACCGTCGGTGTCGGCACGCTGCTGGATGCCGAAGAAGTGATGATTCTGGTCCTGGGCAGCGTGAAAGCGCAGGCGCTCCAGGCTGCCGTTGAAGGCAACGTAAACCACATGTGGACCATCAGCTGCCTGCAGCTGCATCCAAAATCCGTCATCGTTTGTGACGAACCGTCCACGATGGAACTGAAGGTGAAGACGCTGAAATACTTCAACGAGTTAGAAGCTGAGAACATCAAAGGTCTGTAATTGAATAACCGCCTCTTCATGAAGAGGCGGCCGCTTTTTTTAACCGGGGGTCGTTATGTACGCTTTAACCCACGGTCGGATTTATACCGGCCATGAAATTCTGGATGACCATGCGATTGTTATCGCCAATGGCCTGATTGAACGTGTTTGTCCGCTGGCAGAGCTGCCGCCGGAGATTGAACAGCGCTCACTCAATGGAGCAGTAATCTCCCCCGGTTTTATCGACGTACAGCTGAACGGCTGCGGCGGTGTGCAGTTTAACGACACCGCAGACGCCGTCACCGTCGAAACGCTGGAAATCATGCAGAAAGCGAACGAGAAATCGGGCTGCACCAGCTATCTGCCAACCCTCATCACCAGCAGCGATGAGCTGATGAAACAGGGTATCCGCGTTATGCGTGAATACCTGGCGAAACACCCAAATCAGGCTCTGGGTCTGCACCTTGAAGGGCCATGGCTGAATATGGTGAAGAAAGGGACGCATAATCCGGATTACGTGCGTAAACCTGATGCCGAACTGGTCGACTATATGTGTGCCAATGCGGATGTGATCACCAAAGTGACGCTGGCACCTGAAATGACCGGTACTGACGTGATCAGCAAACTGGCCGCCGCCGGGATTGTCGTGTCAGCGGGCCATTCAAACGCCACGCTGAAAGAGGCAAAAGCCGGTTTCCGTGCGGGTATTACCTTTGCGACACACCTGTATAACGCCATGCCGTATATCACGGGTCGTGAACCGGGGCTGGTCGGGGCGATTCTGGATGAGCCAGACGTTTACTGCGGCATCATCGCGGACGGTTTACACGTCGATTACACCAACATTCGCAACGCCAAGCGGCTGAAAGGTGACAAGCTTTGCCTGGTGACGGATGCCACCGCACCGGCAGGTGCAAATATTGAGCAGTTCATTTTTGCCGGTAAAACAATATACTACCGCAACGGACTGTGTGTGGATGAAAACGGTACGTTGAGCGGCTCCTCCCTGACCATGATTGAAGGCGTGCGTAACCTGGTCGAGCATTGCGGCATTGCGCTTGAAGAAGTGCTGCGCATGGCAACCCTTTATCCTGCGCGTGCCATCGGCGTGGATAAACAGCTTGGCGGAATTGCACCAGGCATGGTTGCAAACCTGACGGCATTCACACACGATTATAAAATTATTAAGACCATCGTTAATGGTAACGAGGTCGTCACTGAGTAAGTAAAAGTATGACACCAGGCGGACAAGCTCAAATCGGTAATGTCGATCTCGTTAAACAGCTTAACAGCGCGGCGGTTTATCGCCTGATTGACCAACACGGGCCAATCTCACGTATTCAGATAGCCGAACAAAGCCAGCTTGCTCCCGCCAGCGTGACAAAAATTACACGTCAGCTTATTGAGCGCGGCCTGATCAAAGAAGTCGATCAGCAGGCCTCCACCGGAGGCCGCCGCGCAATTTCCATCATCACCGAAACCCGCAATTTTCAGGCCATTGGCGTTCGTCTTGGTCGCCATGACACCACCCTGACGCTTTACGATCTGAGCAGTAAAGCCATTGCCGAAGAGCACTACCCTCTTCCGGAGCGCACCCAGGAGACACTGGAGCACGCGCTGCTCAATACCATCGCGCACTTTATCGAAAGCTGTCAGCGCAAGATCCGCGAGCTCATCGCCATTTCGGTGATCCTGCCCGGGCTGGTTGATCCGGAAAGCGGTGTCATTCGTTATATGCCACATATCCCGGTCGAGAACTGGGCGCTGGTGGAGGCGCTGGAAAAGCGCTTTAAAGTGACCTGCTTTGTGGGTCACGACATCCGCTCGCTGGCGCTGGCCGAGCACTACTTTGGTGCGAGTCAGGACTGTGAAGACTCTATTCTGGTGCGTGTGCACCGCGGTACCGGGGCGGGCATTATCTCCAACGGACGTATCTTTATTGGTCGTAACGGCAACGTGGGCGAGATTGGTCATATCCAGGTGGAACCGCTTGGCGAGCGCTGCCACTGCGGTAATTTTGGCTGTCTTGAAACGGTTGCCGCCAACGCGGCCATTGAGCATCGCGTCCGTCATCTGCTGGAACAAGGCTACCAGAGCCGCGTGACGCTGGATGATTGTAAAATCGGCGCCATCTGCAAAGCCGCCAATAAAGGCGATGCGCTGGCCTGCGAAGTGATCGAACAGGTCGGGCGCCACCTCGGCAAAACCATTGCCATTGCCATCAACCTTTTTAATCCACAAAAAGTGGTGATTGCAGGTGAAATCGTCGAGGCGGAAAAAGTGTTACTGCCCGCGATTGAAGGCTGCATTAACACCCAGGCGTTGAAAGCGTTTCGTCAGAATTTACCGGTCGTGCGTTCGACGCTGGATCACCGCTCTGCGATTGGCGCGTTTGCACTGGTCAAACGCGCCATGCTCAACGGGATCCTGTTGCAGCATTTGCTGGAAAGCTAATCGGGACTTATAGTAACGCCTTCTTTTTTTGATGTCGGATTGTTCATGACCATTAAGAATGTAATTTGTGATATTGACGGCGTGCTGATGCACGACAACGTCGCCGTGCCAGGTGCTGCGGAGTTTCTACACCGCATCATCGACAAAGGAATGCCGCTGGTTCTTCTCACGAACTACCCTTCCCAAACCGGTCAGGATCTGGCGAACCGTTTTGCCACTGCGGGCATCAACGTACCGGACAGCGTGTTTTATACCTCCGCAATGGCGACGGCAGATTTTTTGAAGCGTCAGGAAGGGAAAAAAGCCTACGTGGTCGGTGAAGGTGCGCTGATCCACGAGCTGTATAAAGCAGGCTTTACCATTACCGATGTGAACCCGGACTTTGTGATCGTCGGCGAAACGCGCTCGTTTAACTGGGAGATGATGCATAAGGCCGCCTACTTTGTCGCCAGCGGCGCGCGCTTTATCGCCACCAACCCCGATACGCACGGCCGTGGTTTCTATCCGGCCTGCGGCGCACTGTGCGCCGGTATCGAAAAAATCTCCGGTCGTAAACCGTTTGTGGTCGGTAAACCGAGCCCGTGGATCATTCGTGCCGCGCTGAACACGATGCAGGCCCACTCTGAAGAGACGGTGATTGTCGGTGATAACCTGCGCACCGATATTCTGGCCGGTTTCCAGGCGGGTCTGGAGACCATTCTGGTGCTCTCCGGTGTCTCTCAACTTGATGACATTGATTCGATGCCGTTTCGGCCGAGCTGGATCTACCCCTCCGTCGACGAAATTGACATTATCTGATTCAGAACCACGCCTCAGGGCGTGGTTTTTCATTTATAGTCCCGCCCAATAAAATCATATCTAACAAAAAAGCCAATTCATTGCATAATCATCAATAAAACTGTTCATGGCATACTCTTTTTTCAACATTCCGCAATCACCATTGCACTATTTTCGCTTAACCCGGTAAAACCCTTGCGCGCTCTTCTCCTTTGCGGCATTTTCATAAGCAAGCAACATTACAAAGCAACAGGGTTAACGGAGAAGGTTATGTGTTCAATTTTTGGCGTACTGGATATTAAAACTGACGCGGGCGAACTGCGTAAAAAAGCACTCGAGCTGTCCCGCCTGATGCGCCATCGCGGCCCGGACTGGTCCGGTATTTACGCCAGTGACAAAGCAATTCTGGCTCATGAACGTCTGTCGATTGTGGACGTCAACGCCGGTGCACAGCCGCTGTATAACGAGAAAAAAACACACGCGCTGGCTGTAAACGGTGAAATCTATAACCATCAGGCGCTGCGTGCCGAGTATGGCGATCGCTACGCCTTCCAGACCGGCTCTGACTGTGAAGTCATTCTGGCGCTGTATCAAGAGAAAGGCCCTGAGTTCCTGGACGACCTGCAGGGTATGTTTGCATTCGCCCTGTACGACAGCGAAAAAGACGCTTATCTGATCGGCCGCGACCACATTGGTATCATTCCGCTGTATATGGGCCATGATGAACACGGCAACTTCTATGTTGCGTCTGAAATGAAAGCGCTGGTGCCGGTATGCCGCACCATTAAAGAGTTCCCGGCAGGTAGTTACCTGTGGAGCAAAGATGGTGAAATCCGTCAGTACTACCAGCGCGACTGGTTTGACTATGATGCGGTAAAAGACAACGTGACTGACAAAGCCGAGCTGCGTCAGGCGCTGGAAGATTCCGTTAAAAGCCACCTGATGTCAGACGTGCCTTACGGTGTGCTGCTCTCCGGCGGGCTGGACTCCTCCGTTATTTCAGCCATCACCAAGAAATTTGCGGCGCGTCGTGTTGAAGATCAGGAGCGTTCAGAAGCCTGGTGGCCGCAGCTGCACTCCTTTGCCGTCGGGCTGGAAGGTGCACCGGATCTGAAAGCCGCGCAGGACGTGGCGAACCACCTCGGCACCGTGCACCATGAAATTCATTTCACCGTGCAGGAAGGACTGGATGCGATCCGCGACGTGATCTATCACATTGAAACCTATGATGTGACGACTATTCGCGCATCCACCCCTATGTACCTGATGTCCCGTAAGATTAAAGCAATGGGCATCAAGATGGTGTTGTCAGGTGAAGGTTCAGATGAAGTG is a window encoding:
- the nagB gene encoding glucosamine-6-phosphate deaminase, coding for MRLIPLATAEQVGKWAARHIVNRINAFKPTADRPFVLGLPTGGTPLTAYKALVEMHKAGQVSFKHVVTFNMDEYVGLPKDHPESYHSFMHRNFFDHVDIPAENINLLNGNAPDIDAECRQYEEKIRSYGKIHLFMGGVGNDGHIAFNEPASSLASRTRIKTLTHDTRVANSRFFDGDVNQVPKYALTVGVGTLLDAEEVMILVLGSVKAQALQAAVEGNVNHMWTISCLQLHPKSVIVCDEPSTMELKVKTLKYFNELEAENIKGL
- the nagA gene encoding N-acetylglucosamine-6-phosphate deacetylase; protein product: MYALTHGRIYTGHEILDDHAIVIANGLIERVCPLAELPPEIEQRSLNGAVISPGFIDVQLNGCGGVQFNDTADAVTVETLEIMQKANEKSGCTSYLPTLITSSDELMKQGIRVMREYLAKHPNQALGLHLEGPWLNMVKKGTHNPDYVRKPDAELVDYMCANADVITKVTLAPEMTGTDVISKLAAAGIVVSAGHSNATLKEAKAGFRAGITFATHLYNAMPYITGREPGLVGAILDEPDVYCGIIADGLHVDYTNIRNAKRLKGDKLCLVTDATAPAGANIEQFIFAGKTIYYRNGLCVDENGTLSGSSLTMIEGVRNLVEHCGIALEEVLRMATLYPARAIGVDKQLGGIAPGMVANLTAFTHDYKIIKTIVNGNEVVTE
- the asnB gene encoding asparagine synthase B, with product MCSIFGVLDIKTDAGELRKKALELSRLMRHRGPDWSGIYASDKAILAHERLSIVDVNAGAQPLYNEKKTHALAVNGEIYNHQALRAEYGDRYAFQTGSDCEVILALYQEKGPEFLDDLQGMFAFALYDSEKDAYLIGRDHIGIIPLYMGHDEHGNFYVASEMKALVPVCRTIKEFPAGSYLWSKDGEIRQYYQRDWFDYDAVKDNVTDKAELRQALEDSVKSHLMSDVPYGVLLSGGLDSSVISAITKKFAARRVEDQERSEAWWPQLHSFAVGLEGAPDLKAAQDVANHLGTVHHEIHFTVQEGLDAIRDVIYHIETYDVTTIRASTPMYLMSRKIKAMGIKMVLSGEGSDEVFGGYLYFHKAPNAKELHEETVRKLQALHMFDCARANKAMSAWGVEARVPFLDKKFLDVAMRINPQDKMCGNGKMEKHILRECFESYLPASVAWRQKEQFSDGVGYSWIDTLKEVAAKQVSDQQLETASFRFPYNTPGSKEAYLYREIFEELFPVPSAAECVPGGPSVACSSAKAIEWDESFKAMNDPSGRAVGVHQSAYK
- the nagE gene encoding PTS N-acetyl glucosamine transporter subunit IIABC encodes the protein MNILGFFQRLGRALQLPIAVLPVAALLLRFGQPDLLNVPFIAQAGGAIFDNLALIFAIGVASSWSKDSAGAAALAGAVGYFILTKAMVTINPEINMGVLAGIITGLVGGAVYNRWAGIKLPDFLSFFGGKRFVPIATGFFCLILAAIFGYVWPPVQHAIHAGGEWIVSAGAMGAGIFGFINRLLIPTGLHQVLNTIAWFQIGEFTNAAGTVFHGDINRFYAGDGTAGMFMSGFFPIMMFGLPGAALAMYLAAPKARRPMVGGMLLSVAVTAFLTGVTEPLEFLFMFLAPLLYLMHAVLTGISLFVATLLGIHAGFSFSAGAIDYVLMYNLPAASKNVWMLVVMGLVFFVVYFLLFSAVIRMFNLKTPGREDTKDDVVTSEANSNTEEGLTQLATSYIAAVGGTDNLKAIDACITRLRLTVGDSARVSDAMCKRLGASGVVKLNKQTIQVIVGAKAESIGDEMKKVVARGPVAAASTDSAPVADAPVAKPQAVPNAATIAALVSPVTGEVVALEQVPDEAFASKAVGDGVAVKPTEKTVVSPAAGTIVKIFNTNHAFCLETEKGAEIVVHMGIDTVALNGQGFTRLVEEGADVVAGQPILEMDLDFLNAHARSMISPVVCSNIDDFSGLVLQAKGQVVAGQTPLYEIKGK
- the glnS gene encoding glutamine--tRNA ligase; its protein translation is MSEAEARPSNFIRQIIDEDLASGKHTTVHTRFPPEPNGYLHIGHAKSICLNFGIAQDYQGQCNLRFDDTNPVKEDIEYVESIKNDVQWLGFNWSGDICYSSDYFDQLYAYAVELINKGLAYVDELSADEIREYRGTLTAPGKNSPFRDRSVEENLALFEKMRAGGFEEGKACLRAKIDMASPFIVMRDPVLYRIKFAEHHQTGNKWCIYPMYDFTHCISDALEGITHSLCTLEFQDNRRLYDWVLDNITIPVHPRQYEFSRLNLEYTVMSKRKLNLLVTDKHVEGWDDPRMPTISGLRRRGYTAASIREFCKRIGVTKQDNTIEMASLESCIREDLNENAPRAMAVIDPVKLVIENYPQGASEMVSMPNHPNKPEMGSRDVPFSGEIWIDRADFREEANKQYKRLVLGKEVRLRNAYVIKAERVEKDAEGNITTIFCTYDAETLSKDPADGRKVKGVIHWVSASHALPVEIRLYDRLFSVPNPGAAEDFLATINPESLVIKQGYAEPSLKAAEAGKAFQFEREGYFCLDSRHSTAEKPVFNRTVGLRDTWTKIGE
- the nagD gene encoding ribonucleotide monophosphatase NagD; this encodes MTIKNVICDIDGVLMHDNVAVPGAAEFLHRIIDKGMPLVLLTNYPSQTGQDLANRFATAGINVPDSVFYTSAMATADFLKRQEGKKAYVVGEGALIHELYKAGFTITDVNPDFVIVGETRSFNWEMMHKAAYFVASGARFIATNPDTHGRGFYPACGALCAGIEKISGRKPFVVGKPSPWIIRAALNTMQAHSEETVIVGDNLRTDILAGFQAGLETILVLSGVSQLDDIDSMPFRPSWIYPSVDEIDII
- the nagC gene encoding DNA-binding transcriptional regulator NagC produces the protein MTPGGQAQIGNVDLVKQLNSAAVYRLIDQHGPISRIQIAEQSQLAPASVTKITRQLIERGLIKEVDQQASTGGRRAISIITETRNFQAIGVRLGRHDTTLTLYDLSSKAIAEEHYPLPERTQETLEHALLNTIAHFIESCQRKIRELIAISVILPGLVDPESGVIRYMPHIPVENWALVEALEKRFKVTCFVGHDIRSLALAEHYFGASQDCEDSILVRVHRGTGAGIISNGRIFIGRNGNVGEIGHIQVEPLGERCHCGNFGCLETVAANAAIEHRVRHLLEQGYQSRVTLDDCKIGAICKAANKGDALACEVIEQVGRHLGKTIAIAINLFNPQKVVIAGEIVEAEKVLLPAIEGCINTQALKAFRQNLPVVRSTLDHRSAIGAFALVKRAMLNGILLQHLLES